Proteins encoded by one window of Mycolicibacterium sp. ND9-15:
- a CDS encoding YnfA family protein: MVLKSVMLFVLAAVLEIGGAWLVWQGVREHRGWWWIGAGAMALGAYGFVAAFQPDAHFGRVLAAYGGGFIAGSLAWGMVADGFRPDRWDVTGALICLTGVGLIMYAPR, from the coding sequence ATGGTGCTCAAGTCGGTGATGCTGTTCGTCCTCGCGGCGGTGCTCGAGATCGGCGGCGCGTGGCTGGTGTGGCAAGGCGTGCGCGAGCACCGCGGTTGGTGGTGGATCGGTGCGGGCGCGATGGCGCTCGGCGCTTACGGTTTCGTCGCCGCGTTCCAGCCCGACGCCCATTTCGGCCGGGTGTTGGCGGCGTACGGCGGGGGCTTCATCGCCGGGTCACTCGCCTGGGGCATGGTTGCCGACGGCTTCCGGCCGGACCGCTGGGACGTCACGGGCGCACTGATTTGTCTTACCGGCGTCGGGCTGATCATGTACGCACCGCGGTGA
- a CDS encoding SCO6745 family protein, with product MDRQPVLARRLFDRIEPVHAVTYFAPEARAALDGLGYKGFWMGYFAARSAPLGAVPAEVVTAAFYNFAPQRVAKALPAAWDVAPPADSLRARLESAVAALERYGVGHGDDVAIAADLLAKAARTAAMEGRVLFAANAALPWPDEPLAKLWHATTLLREQRGDSHVTLLVGHGISGRESNVLHAAAGRVRREMIMRSRDYDDEQWRTYRDRLVGRGLLEGDGLTDAGRELKQQIEDGTDTLALPVLDALDDHEVEALFRALTPIARKVVAGGDLPAATPMGLSRNDLDDDSAHLT from the coding sequence GTGGACAGGCAACCTGTGCTGGCGCGCCGACTCTTCGATCGAATCGAACCCGTGCACGCCGTCACCTACTTCGCCCCTGAGGCTCGTGCGGCGCTCGACGGCCTTGGCTACAAGGGCTTTTGGATGGGGTACTTCGCCGCCAGATCGGCACCGCTCGGTGCGGTGCCAGCCGAAGTGGTGACGGCCGCGTTCTACAACTTCGCGCCGCAGCGCGTCGCGAAGGCCCTGCCCGCGGCATGGGATGTCGCTCCCCCGGCCGACTCACTGCGCGCTCGACTGGAATCCGCGGTGGCCGCGCTCGAGCGGTACGGCGTCGGGCACGGCGATGACGTGGCGATCGCAGCGGACTTGCTCGCCAAGGCCGCCCGCACCGCCGCGATGGAGGGCCGCGTCTTGTTCGCGGCCAACGCTGCACTGCCGTGGCCGGACGAACCGCTGGCCAAACTGTGGCACGCCACCACTCTGCTGCGCGAACAGCGCGGCGACAGCCATGTCACGTTGCTCGTCGGGCACGGGATATCGGGGCGCGAGAGCAACGTCCTGCACGCCGCGGCGGGCCGGGTGCGCAGGGAGATGATCATGCGCAGCCGCGACTACGATGACGAACAGTGGCGAACGTACCGGGACCGGCTTGTCGGTCGCGGCCTGCTCGAGGGTGACGGTCTCACCGACGCCGGCCGCGAACTCAAGCAGCAGATCGAGGACGGTACCGACACGCTCGCGCTGCCTGTCCTCGACGCGTTGGACGATCACGAGGTCGAGGCTCTGTTTCGCGCACTGACCCCGATCGCCCGCAAGGTGGTCGCCGGCGGCGACCTGCCGGCCGCGACGCCGATGGGCCTGAGCCGCAACGACCTCGACGACGACAGCGCCCACCTCACTTAG
- a CDS encoding gluconokinase, producing the protein MPSPIVVMGVSGSGKSTVGAALAQHLRVPFADADDFHPQANIAKMTAGEALDDDDRYPWLEAIGEWLGEHCATGGVMSCSALKRKYRDQLRRHCPDVGLLHLVGTPEVIGKRQASRPGHFMPASLLASQFDTLEPLEPDEHGVDIDVDQSIDAIVDSYVFSTAVRPTEQENR; encoded by the coding sequence ATGCCGTCACCGATCGTCGTCATGGGTGTCTCGGGCTCCGGCAAATCGACCGTCGGCGCCGCGCTTGCGCAACACCTGCGCGTCCCGTTCGCCGACGCGGACGATTTCCATCCGCAGGCCAACATCGCGAAGATGACCGCCGGTGAGGCGCTCGATGACGACGACCGCTATCCGTGGTTGGAAGCGATCGGCGAATGGTTGGGCGAGCACTGCGCGACGGGCGGGGTGATGAGTTGTTCGGCGCTCAAGCGCAAGTACCGAGATCAACTGCGTCGGCACTGTCCCGATGTAGGACTACTGCACCTGGTCGGCACGCCCGAGGTCATCGGCAAGCGGCAGGCCAGCCGCCCCGGCCATTTCATGCCCGCTTCACTGTTGGCCTCTCAATTCGACACGCTCGAACCGCTGGAGCCCGACGAACACGGCGTCGACATCGATGTCGACCAGAGCATCGACGCCATCGTCGATAGTTACGTTTTCTCAACCGCTGTGCGCCCGACCGAACAGGAGAACCGATGA
- a CDS encoding FadR/GntR family transcriptional regulator — protein MASEPVVGALHDSLLTALGTAIVSGEHPAGQVLTLDGLSARHALSRSVVREVIRVLESMGMVESRRRVGITVQSADKWNVFDPRLIRWRLSAGDRAAQLVSLSELRRGFEPAAAALAARRADPDQCRIMAATVSDMVMHGRAGDLEAYLEADKLFHRTLLEASGNEMFRALDGVVAELLTGRTHHGIMPATPNPAAIDLHDEVARAIRMRDEAAAEQAMRAIIDEASSALSEESAEQS, from the coding sequence GTGGCGTCTGAACCAGTCGTCGGCGCGTTGCACGACAGCTTGCTCACCGCATTGGGCACGGCGATCGTCTCCGGCGAGCACCCGGCCGGCCAAGTGCTGACCCTCGACGGGCTGAGCGCGCGGCATGCGTTGTCACGCAGCGTCGTGCGCGAGGTGATCCGGGTTCTCGAGTCGATGGGCATGGTGGAGTCTCGGCGCCGGGTCGGCATCACTGTTCAATCGGCAGACAAGTGGAATGTGTTCGACCCCAGGCTGATTCGCTGGCGGTTGAGCGCCGGTGATCGTGCCGCCCAACTTGTGTCGCTCTCCGAGCTGCGCCGGGGCTTCGAACCCGCGGCAGCGGCTCTGGCCGCGCGGCGAGCCGATCCGGATCAATGCCGCATCATGGCGGCCACCGTCTCCGACATGGTGATGCACGGACGCGCCGGTGATCTCGAGGCGTATCTGGAGGCCGACAAGCTGTTCCACCGGACCCTGCTCGAGGCCAGCGGCAACGAGATGTTCCGTGCGCTCGACGGCGTGGTCGCCGAGTTGCTCACCGGCCGAACCCACCACGGCATCATGCCCGCGACGCCGAACCCAGCGGCGATCGATCTGCACGACGAGGTCGCGCGGGCGATCAGGATGCGCGACGAAGCCGCTGCCGAGCAGGCGATGCGCGCGATCATCGACGAGGCGAGTTCGGCTCTTTCCGAGGAGTCTGCAGAGCAGAGCTAG